GCGGCCTGGTGTGGTGAGGTTGCCTTTAAGGGCACCGGAGTACCTGCGCTGGGATATCGCCTTTATCTGGCGGCGTGGCGCGTACCTTTCGCGGGCTGCTAAGGCGTGGCTTGAGCTGGTGAGGCAATAGACGCTCTGCGCGCGCCCTTGTGGAGCCGGCAAGCCGGCTCCACAGACGAGGAAGAAAATGCCTCAGGCCTTCAAGGCCTCGACAAAGGCCGCCAGCCATGGCTCGGCATCGGTCTCGGGAGTGACGGTCTCGCTGGCATCGAGCTGGAGCATCGGCTGCACTTCCCGCACCCCCAGCTCGGCAAACAGCTCGCGCATCTGCTCGCCACCGCCGCAGTAGGTATCACCGTAGCTGGAATCGCCCAAGGCAATTACCCCACCCGGCAGGCCGCGCCAGGCCGCAGGCAGGGTGTCACGAATGGTGCTGTACAGCGGCATCAGGTTATCCGGCAGCTCGCCCATGCCAGTGGTCGAAGTGACCGCCAGTAACGCTTGTGGGCCAAACCCTTCGAGGTCCTGCTGGGTAGCGCGGGCAGCATGCCAGGCTTCGAAGCCTGCTGCCTTTAGCAGGGCCTCGGCATGGCGGGCGACTTCTTCGGCAGTGCCGTACACGGAGCCGGAAATAATGGCGACTTTCATCGAGAAGAGGATTCCGAAACTGAGTGAAAACGTAGGATACTAGCATTCGACGCTGGCAAAAGGCCGCCTCTACCAAAGTCCACTTTCTGCTCTATGGCCCGGACATGATCAACGCGCAACTGCTGCAATCGATGGTCGATGCTTCCAATGACGGGATTGTGGTCGCCGAACAAGAAGGCGACGACACCATCCTGATCTACGTGAATGCGGCGTTCGAACGCCTGACCGGTTTCAGCCGCGACGAAATCCTCTACCAGGATTGCCGCTTCCTGCAGGCCCATGACCGCGACCAGCTGGGCCGCGCGCGCATCCGCCAGGCGCTGGCGGAGGGCCGCCCGTGCCGCGAGGTACTGCGCAACTACCGCAAGGACGGCAGCCTGTTCTGGAACGAGCTGTCGATCACCCCAGTGCGCAGCGATACCGACCAGCGCAATTACTTCATCGGCATCCAGAAGGACGTCAGCCGCCAGGTTGAGCTGGAACGTGAACTGGCCGAATTGCACGCTCGTCGGAATTCCGACGAGCGTTCGTGAACCAAGCGCCTCCGGCACGGTCAATTTCCGTTGAAGAAATCGTCACCACCGAGTTCGATCATGCAAGCCGATGCGCTCCTGACCCAGGACGAACTGGATTTTATCCAGGACATGCAGCACTCACCGCAGTTGAACCTGGCCGACCCCATGTCGAGCCTGCTGGTCAACGGCGACCATCGCATTCAATCGTTGCTGACCCGGCTGGTCGCCAACGAACAGGTCACTCTGCAAGCGCAGTTCAACAATCAGCAGATCAGCTTCCCGCTGCAGTTGGTGGAAGACGAGTTCCACGCGGTGCACCTGCAGATCGGCTCCCCTGAAATCTACGAAGACGGCCCGATGCTGCGCCCATGGCGCTTGTCGATGGACCAACCGAGTGCGTTGTTGGACGCGCAAGGCCATGCCAGCGGCCTGCTGGTGCGTGATATTTCCTTCAAGGGCGCTCTCGTGGAAATTCGCGGGCTGCCACAAGCTCCGTCGCGCTTCGACCTGCACTTCGCGCCAGGGGGTATCCCGGCAATCACCCTGCACGGCAGGCTGCGCCGGCGCATTGGCCCTGACCTTGCCGCCTACGACCTCAGCCGCAGCCCGGCCGAGGAAGTGGAGCGGTTGCGCGAATATATTCTCCAGGCCCACCGCCAGGCGCACCCGGAGCTGCACGCTCAAGTATCGAGCTGACCGGCCAGGTACTGCCGCAACCGCCGCCGCATCAACCCAACTTCCGCACCGAGGCAGGCTACCGGGCTACCCGCCAGGCGTTCCTGGGCCACTTCTGCCGCCTCACCTGCCAGCAGCAGCGGGCACTGCAAGCCTGCAACCAGGCGGCCGAGCCTCTTGGTCATTTCCACCGAGAGTGAATGATTGGAGAACAGCACCACGGCATCCAGCCCGAGGCGCTCGCTGAACAGGGTCAGCTCTTCCAGCGGTTGCCCTGGCATCAGCGTGGTGACCCCAACTTCATCGCTGGCCAGCAGCAAACCGTTCACCAGCAGCTCCAGCTCGCGGCATTGCCCTGGCAACGGCGCCAGCAACACGTGATGGCTGCTCTTCAGGCGTGACAACTGCAATCGTGCGAACACCCGGCCGCGAAGGAACTGGTCGAGGAATAACCATTCACTGGTCTGGCCAAAGGCCGCTTGCCCCGCCGCCAGGTCGTGCCACACAGGCATGAATACCTCGGCGAATACCTGGTCCTGGCTGGTTGCGGCGAATACCTGGTCGAAAAGCCGATCCAGGGCGGCGTCATCGAAGCGCCGCACTGCGTCGCGCAGTCGGGCCTGCCAGCCTCTGGCGGTATCGGTCGACAATGCGTCCTGCATCACGGCCTGGTCACGGGCCAGAATGCTGCCGACCTTGCTGACCGCAACACCGCGCTCGAGCCAACCGAGGATACGGCGGACTTCGTCGACGTCTGCTTGCGAATACAGGCGGTGGCCGCTCTCGGTACGGGTAGGCTGGATCAGCCCGTAACGGCGCTCCCAGGCGCGCAGGGTGACGGCGTTGACCCCGGTAAGGCGGCATACTTCACGTATCGGGAACAACTCGTGGTATTCCACACCGTCTTCGACTTCCGAAGTACGTCCCTGTTTGTTCATCAGCACTGAGTAACCTGTGCGAGGTAATTGAACGCGCATTCTACTACGTGATGATAGACGGCTGGACAGCAACCGTTTGCTTCAGGATTTTGCCGCGCCAGCCAAGTACGCGACAATTCGCGCCCAATTCTTGCATGCACGCTCGCGTCGCCCACTACCCCGGGCGTCACAGCCAAGGGGCCAGCTACCCGCCAGCCCCGCCGCCAGGAGATACACGATGTCTACCCCACCCGTCACTCTGATGGTGTCGCGCCGCGCCGCTAACGGTCGCTACCAGGATCTGCTGGCCTGGCTGCACGAAGGCGAGCAACTGGCCACCGACTTCCCCGGCTATCTCGGCTCGGGCATCTTCGCTCCCCCCCGTGACAGCGACGATTTCCAGATCATTTTCCGCTTCAGCGACGAACCCACCTTGCACGCCTGGGAGCATTCCGCCTCGCGACGTGCGTGGTTGCAGCGTGGCAATGGTTTGTTCGAGCGCCCCAAAGAGAGGCGCGTGAGCGGCATCGACGACTGGTTTGGCACCAATACGGTGCAAAAACCGCCGCGCTGGAAGCAAGCTGTAGCCATCTGGCTGGCGTTCTTCCCGATATCGCTGCTGTTCAATGTGCTGTTCGGCCACTGGCTGGCAGCGCTGGAACTGGTGCCGCGCGTGCTGCTCAGCACCCTGGCCCTGACGCCAGTGATGGTCTACCTGTTCATCCCCCTCTCTACCCGCCTGCTGGCCGGCTGGCTGCATGCCGCGCCAGCGCCCGGCGCCGCTCTGCGCAGCCGCTGAGGCCGGGGCTACAAGAGCGAAACAGTTCGGGTATGCTGGGCGGCAACGACAGGACAGACAAGTTGACCGCCCGCACATGAACAGCCCCATTCTCATTACCGGAGCCAGCCAGCGCGTCGGGCTGGCTCTGGCGCTTGAGCTGGCACAGGCCGGCCACACCGTAGTCAGTGCCAGCCGCAGCGTGCAGCCGCAGCCAGCGCACCCGAACATCGTGCAGTTCCAGGCCGACTTGTGCCAGGCAGCCGACCGCCAGGCGCTGATCGATTTCCTGCAGCATCGTTACGACGGGCTGCGCGCGATCATTCACAATGCTTCGCTGTGGCTCGACGATGGCCTGGATAACCTGGAAACCATGTTCCGCCTGCACATCGAAGCCCCATACCACCTCAACCTGGCCCTGGGCGACCTGCTGGCCAAGGTGGAAAAGGCCGACATCATCCATATCTGCGACGAAACCTCCTCGCGCGGCAGCAAGAGCCACATCGGCTACGCCGCGACCAAGGCCGCGCTGCAGAACATGGTGTTGTCGTTTGCCGAAAAGTACGCGCCCAAAGTGCACGTCAACGGCATTCTGCCGGGCCTGCTGATCCTCAAGGAAGGTGGTGACGAGGCCTACCGCCAGCAGACCCTGAAAAAGGCCCTGCTGGAATTCGAACCCGGCGCCGGGCCACTGATCGATACGGTCAAGTACCTGCTCGCCAGCCAGTACAGCACCGGCAGCCAGGTGGTCATCAACGGTGGCCGCCACTTGAAGAATCGCATGACGTGAGAGAAGCCCCATGACCCCGCAAGAACAACTCGAACTCGAGGCCGCCGCCTTCCGCCGCCTGGTCGAACACCTGCAAAAGCGTACCGATGTACAGAACATCGACCTGATGAACCTGTCCGGTTTCTGCCGCAACTGCCTGTCCAA
The Pseudomonas sp. KU43P genome window above contains:
- a CDS encoding flavodoxin: MKVAIISGSVYGTAEEVARHAEALLKAAGFEAWHAARATQQDLEGFGPQALLAVTSTTGMGELPDNLMPLYSTIRDTLPAAWRGLPGGVIALGDSSYGDTYCGGGEQMRELFAELGVREVQPMLQLDASETVTPETDAEPWLAAFVEALKA
- a CDS encoding PAS domain S-box protein, which produces MINAQLLQSMVDASNDGIVVAEQEGDDTILIYVNAAFERLTGFSRDEILYQDCRFLQAHDRDQLGRARIRQALAEGRPCREVLRNYRKDGSLFWNELSITPVRSDTDQRNYFIGIQKDVSRQVELERELAELHARRNSDERS
- a CDS encoding MerR family transcriptional regulator, with product MNKQGRTSEVEDGVEYHELFPIREVCRLTGVNAVTLRAWERRYGLIQPTRTESGHRLYSQADVDEVRRILGWLERGVAVSKVGSILARDQAVMQDALSTDTARGWQARLRDAVRRFDDAALDRLFDQVFAATSQDQVFAEVFMPVWHDLAAGQAAFGQTSEWLFLDQFLRGRVFARLQLSRLKSSHHVLLAPLPGQCRELELLVNGLLLASDEVGVTTLMPGQPLEELTLFSERLGLDAVVLFSNHSLSVEMTKRLGRLVAGLQCPLLLAGEAAEVAQERLAGSPVACLGAEVGLMRRRLRQYLAGQLDT
- a CDS encoding antibiotic biosynthesis monooxygenase; the encoded protein is MSTPPVTLMVSRRAANGRYQDLLAWLHEGEQLATDFPGYLGSGIFAPPRDSDDFQIIFRFSDEPTLHAWEHSASRRAWLQRGNGLFERPKERRVSGIDDWFGTNTVQKPPRWKQAVAIWLAFFPISLLFNVLFGHWLAALELVPRVLLSTLALTPVMVYLFIPLSTRLLAGWLHAAPAPGAALRSR
- the folM gene encoding dihydromonapterin reductase gives rise to the protein MNSPILITGASQRVGLALALELAQAGHTVVSASRSVQPQPAHPNIVQFQADLCQAADRQALIDFLQHRYDGLRAIIHNASLWLDDGLDNLETMFRLHIEAPYHLNLALGDLLAKVEKADIIHICDETSSRGSKSHIGYAATKAALQNMVLSFAEKYAPKVHVNGILPGLLILKEGGDEAYRQQTLKKALLEFEPGAGPLIDTVKYLLASQYSTGSQVVINGGRHLKNRMT